A stretch of Sulfurimonas autotrophica DSM 16294 DNA encodes these proteins:
- a CDS encoding MBL fold metallo-hydrolase: MKILFDNNNFDEHICSICKPLWGFSAYLQEYKLLFDTGSNGRFLLKHMEVLSMDVKEIEYIFVSHSHWDHIGGLDSIIELNPDVTLFVPESLPKHLINDLKTLVKEVIICTRKPQQLLKGVYTTGLLGDATAEQSLVIDAKETKVITGCGHFGIQNITQVASKIIGKKIDFAIGGFHLLRSSEAEIQESINVVKALGVKKVLPTHCTGDKAIQMYKDVFGENCFAGGIGVKI; the protein is encoded by the coding sequence ATGAAAATTTTATTTGATAACAACAATTTTGATGAACATATATGCTCTATTTGTAAACCTTTGTGGGGATTTAGTGCCTACTTGCAAGAGTATAAACTGCTCTTTGATACTGGAAGCAATGGCAGGTTTTTGCTAAAACATATGGAAGTTTTGAGTATGGATGTGAAGGAGATAGAGTATATTTTTGTTTCTCATTCGCATTGGGACCACATCGGCGGTCTCGATAGCATCATAGAACTGAACCCTGATGTGACGTTGTTTGTTCCTGAATCACTCCCTAAGCATCTTATAAACGACCTGAAAACTTTAGTAAAAGAGGTAATAATATGCACAAGAAAACCGCAGCAACTTCTCAAAGGTGTATACACAACAGGGCTTTTGGGTGATGCAACGGCGGAACAGTCTTTGGTTATTGATGCCAAAGAGACAAAAGTTATCACCGGTTGCGGACACTTTGGCATTCAAAATATCACTCAAGTTGCCTCAAAAATCATCGGCAAAAAGATAGACTTTGCTATAGGTGGTTTTCATCTTTTAAGAAGCAGCGAAGCGGAGATACAGGAATCCATAAACGTAGTAAAAGCCTTGGGTGTAAAAAAAGTTCTTCCGACTCACTGTACAGGGGATAAAGCTATCCAAATGTATAAAGATGTCTTTGGTGAAAACTGCTTTGCAGGCGGAATTGGCGTAAAAATTTAA
- a CDS encoding NifU family protein: MTFIDEDIYTAVKNYLLKISEYVKSHGGDIKLLGVKNGTVYITLTGACGGCSKKAYIAYFTNRSSERIALTSWLEDFIQPFFTSPSILSKFSM, encoded by the coding sequence ATGACATTTATTGATGAAGATATTTATACAGCTGTTAAAAATTATTTGCTTAAAATAAGTGAATATGTTAAATCACACGGTGGAGATATTAAGCTTCTAGGAGTAAAAAACGGAACTGTTTATATTACTTTAACAGGGGCATGCGGTGGCTGTTCAAAAAAAGCTTATATCGCCTATTTCACAAACCGCTCATCTGAGCGGATTGCACTCACTTCTTGGCTTGAGGACTTCATCCAGCCATTTTTCACTTCACCTTCTATTTTATCAAAATTTTCAATGTAA
- the tsaA gene encoding tRNA (N6-threonylcarbamoyladenosine(37)-N6)-methyltransferase TrmO yields MQINLRQIATIKSPFCELTNMPVQPCGASEIYAHIEFKEEFAEGLKDLEGFSHVYLIYYFHKIEKHQLSVIPFNDTTNTPRGVFSTRTPMHPNSIGLSVVELVDVQNNIVTIKGVDILDGTPLLDIKPYIENFDKIEGEVKNGWMKSSSQEVSAIRSDERFVK; encoded by the coding sequence ATGCAGATAAACTTAAGACAAATTGCTACCATTAAATCTCCTTTTTGTGAACTGACAAATATGCCTGTGCAACCTTGTGGTGCAAGTGAAATATATGCGCACATAGAGTTCAAAGAAGAATTTGCAGAGGGATTAAAAGATTTAGAGGGTTTTAGTCATGTTTATTTGATTTATTACTTTCACAAAATAGAAAAACATCAACTCAGTGTCATCCCTTTTAATGATACAACAAATACACCTCGTGGGGTATTTTCAACAAGAACACCGATGCATCCAAACAGTATAGGACTCTCCGTAGTCGAACTTGTGGATGTGCAAAATAATATTGTTACGATTAAAGGAGTGGATATTTTAGATGGTACGCCACTTTTAGATATTAAGCCTTACATTGAAAATTTTGATAAAATAGAAGGTGAAGTGAAAAATGGCTGGATGAAGTCCTCAAGCCAAGAAGTGAGTGCAATCCGCTCAGATGAGCGGTTTGTGAAATAG
- a CDS encoding c-type cytochrome, translated as MKIILGFVLIFFFAGCEKKHTSNLDGKKLLEEKCSACHNLDLPPKTFTDEKAPPMMAVAFHIKDFIKAGSESDKIPKAIDFVKDYVVNPNASKSFCDKKSLESYGVMPSQKANVTQNELEAIAEYMFEHYTLKNLTKAQAIENRLRKMPAGERLALKYNCLSCHKKEKDVVGPSFAKIAARYSDDVVYLKKSIEDGSAKRWKDYRGAVMPSFRNKISDKELDVLVEWISKMKRIKEI; from the coding sequence ATGAAAATAATACTTGGCTTTGTGTTGATTTTTTTCTTTGCAGGATGTGAGAAAAAACATACATCAAATTTAGATGGCAAAAAACTGCTAGAAGAAAAATGTTCTGCTTGTCATAATCTTGACTTACCACCAAAAACATTTACAGATGAAAAAGCACCGCCAATGATGGCTGTTGCTTTTCATATAAAAGATTTTATCAAAGCCGGCAGCGAGAGTGATAAAATTCCAAAAGCGATTGACTTTGTAAAAGATTATGTTGTCAATCCAAATGCATCAAAGTCCTTTTGTGACAAAAAAAGTTTAGAGAGTTATGGTGTGATGCCATCACAAAAAGCAAATGTGACGCAAAATGAATTAGAAGCCATAGCCGAGTATATGTTTGAACATTACACTCTTAAAAATTTAACTAAGGCACAGGCAATCGAGAACAGACTACGAAAAATGCCTGCAGGTGAGAGACTTGCTTTAAAATATAATTGTTTAAGTTGTCACAAAAAAGAAAAAGATGTAGTCGGCCCTTCTTTTGCTAAAATAGCAGCACGTTACAGCGATGATGTTGTATATCTTAAAAAAAGTATTGAAGATGGCAGTGCAAAAAGATGGAAAGACTATCGAGGTGCTGTTATGCCTTCTTTTAGAAATAAAATTAGCGATAAAGAGCTAGATGTTTTAGTAGAGTGGATAAGTAAAATGAAAAGAATAAAAGAGATATAA
- a CDS encoding oleate hydratase, whose amino-acid sequence MNNYQRVHPRKPAGIENKRAFLIGSGIASLAAAEYLMRDGYMRGPQITIFEESSLVGGALDGTGNPEEGFVARGGREMEEHYECLWDLYAGVPSLEEEGRTVLDELKELNDIDPNFSKVRVIYNRGEKQRSTSLGLEEKHIKELTKLLLSKEEDLGTTTVEEYFEPSYFETDMWLYWRSMFAFEPWHSVVEMKRYMHRFIHLLPGMSTMRGLVFSKYNQYDSLMLPLKKLLEDKGVNFVFNTTVNDLEIDIKKKKKTVTAIHLCKEGKEEVIKTGEDDLVFFTNGSMVENFSFGDMHTAPVLNRNEGACWALWKKLAQKEEAFGKPEVFCSDIDKTKWESFTITAKGPKMRQLLEDFAERKFLPHKTATGGIITIKDSNWLMSVTVNRQPQYKNQPFDYTVAWAYALYPDNKGDFIDKKMSECSGEELLKELLYHFGIDEGDMEAYVDECIVIPVMMPYITSQFMPRLQGDRPHVVPKGSVNLAFLGQFCEIEGDCVFTVEYSVRSAITAVYTLLNLDKNVPKIYLSQYDIRALAAAIKTMKSEHEGFITRLVESVIRKKLKNTTFEKLL is encoded by the coding sequence ATGAATAATTATCAAAGAGTCCATCCGCGTAAACCCGCAGGCATTGAAAATAAACGAGCTTTTTTAATTGGTTCGGGTATAGCTTCTTTGGCCGCTGCTGAGTATTTGATGCGTGATGGCTACATGAGGGGCCCTCAGATAACGATATTTGAAGAGAGTAGTTTAGTCGGTGGTGCGTTAGACGGTACAGGTAATCCAGAGGAGGGCTTCGTTGCACGCGGAGGACGAGAGATGGAAGAGCATTATGAGTGTTTGTGGGATTTGTACGCTGGGGTACCGTCATTGGAAGAAGAGGGAAGAACTGTTCTTGATGAGTTAAAAGAACTCAATGATATTGATCCAAACTTTTCAAAAGTGAGAGTAATTTACAATAGAGGAGAAAAACAGCGCTCTACAAGCTTAGGGTTGGAAGAAAAGCACATAAAAGAGTTGACAAAATTACTTTTGAGTAAAGAAGAAGATTTGGGTACGACAACTGTTGAGGAGTATTTTGAACCATCTTATTTTGAGACAGATATGTGGCTTTACTGGAGAAGTATGTTTGCTTTTGAACCGTGGCACAGTGTTGTCGAGATGAAGCGCTACATGCACCGTTTTATCCATCTTTTACCGGGAATGAGTACGATGCGGGGTTTGGTGTTTAGCAAGTATAACCAATATGACTCTTTGATGCTTCCACTAAAAAAACTTCTAGAGGATAAAGGTGTCAACTTTGTTTTTAACACCACGGTAAATGATTTAGAAATAGATATTAAAAAGAAAAAAAAAACAGTAACCGCCATCCATCTTTGCAAAGAGGGTAAAGAAGAGGTCATAAAAACAGGCGAGGATGATTTAGTCTTTTTCACTAACGGTTCAATGGTGGAAAACTTTTCTTTTGGAGATATGCATACAGCTCCTGTTTTAAATCGTAATGAGGGCGCGTGTTGGGCATTGTGGAAAAAACTGGCACAAAAAGAAGAAGCCTTTGGCAAACCGGAAGTTTTTTGCAGTGATATAGACAAAACAAAATGGGAATCATTTACCATAACTGCCAAGGGTCCAAAAATGCGCCAACTTCTTGAGGACTTTGCAGAGAGAAAATTTTTGCCGCACAAAACGGCAACGGGTGGGATTATTACCATCAAAGATTCGAACTGGCTCATGAGTGTCACGGTAAACAGACAGCCGCAGTATAAAAACCAGCCTTTTGATTATACGGTAGCTTGGGCATACGCACTCTATCCTGATAACAAAGGTGATTTTATCGACAAGAAAATGAGTGAATGTTCAGGAGAAGAGTTACTTAAAGAACTGCTGTACCATTTTGGAATAGATGAAGGGGATATGGAGGCGTATGTTGATGAGTGTATCGTTATTCCTGTGATGATGCCTTATATAACAAGTCAGTTTATGCCCAGACTCCAAGGAGACAGACCGCATGTTGTACCCAAAGGCAGTGTAAATCTGGCTTTTTTAGGACAGTTTTGTGAGATAGAGGGTGATTGTGTATTTACTGTTGAATATTCTGTTCGTTCTGCAATCACAGCAGTTTATACACTACTCAATCTTGATAAAAATGTTCCAAAGATTTATCTGAGTCAGTATGATATTCGTGCATTGGCAGCAGCTATAAAAACGATGAAAAGTGAGCATGAAGGTTTTATAACACGCTTGGTTGAAAGTGTTATCAGAAAAAAATTAAAAAATACAACTTTTGAGAAGCTGCTTTAG
- a CDS encoding ribonuclease Z, which translates to MKLTFLGTSAGKPTKERNVTALALEFDQDNKWYLFDCGEATQHQILKTSLSVGKLCTIFITHLHGDHYYGLPGLLSSKTLDKAFSPLTIYGPKGIKRFIECVIDTSKEHLGYKLEIIEIEANTELSFDKFSLQVLPLVHSVESFAYFIKEHDITNKLDEKKLRLEGLEPSPLYGELKRGNNITHKGKELVSSEYMLCPIPGRTLIIAGDNSEPDILGEHLDNLDLLVHESTYTQEVYDALPTKFLHTTAKNLGIAAQKHHVKNLIATHISARYSQGSSYDTQMVCDEIKSSYKGRCFVANDFDVFYLSRDGGLEQQ; encoded by the coding sequence TTGAAACTTACCTTTTTAGGAACAAGTGCCGGCAAGCCGACAAAAGAGAGAAATGTTACAGCTCTTGCTTTGGAGTTTGATCAAGACAACAAATGGTATCTTTTTGACTGCGGAGAAGCTACGCAGCATCAGATACTCAAAACTTCTCTTTCAGTTGGAAAGCTCTGTACAATTTTCATCACCCATCTGCATGGCGATCATTACTACGGACTGCCGGGACTGCTCTCTTCGAAAACACTCGACAAAGCCTTCTCTCCTCTTACAATCTATGGACCAAAAGGGATAAAACGCTTCATTGAGTGTGTCATAGACACTTCAAAGGAACATCTAGGTTATAAACTAGAAATAATCGAAATAGAAGCAAACACTGAATTGAGCTTTGACAAATTTTCACTCCAAGTTCTCCCGCTTGTACATTCTGTGGAGAGTTTTGCCTATTTTATAAAAGAGCATGACATCACAAACAAACTTGATGAAAAAAAGCTGCGATTAGAAGGACTGGAACCTTCACCGCTTTATGGAGAACTCAAACGCGGAAACAACATTACACACAAAGGCAAAGAGCTTGTCTCAAGTGAGTATATGCTTTGTCCCATACCGGGAAGAACGCTCATCATAGCCGGAGACAACAGTGAACCTGATATTCTGGGTGAGCATCTGGACAATCTTGACCTGCTGGTACATGAAAGCACTTACACACAAGAAGTTTACGATGCTCTGCCGACAAAGTTTCTTCACACAACGGCGAAAAATCTGGGCATTGCAGCACAAAAACATCATGTCAAAAACCTCATAGCAACCCACATCAGCGCAAGATACTCACAAGGCAGCTCTTATGATACACAGATGGTTTGTGACGAGATAAAATCTTCATACAAAGGCAGGTGTTTTGTAGCTAATGATTTTGATGTTTTTTATCTTTCGCGGGATGGAGGGCTTGAACAGCAATAA
- a CDS encoding class I SAM-dependent methyltransferase, giving the protein MPKIKPFENFSQEYELWFLKHTELYEAEVKAIKKLLPPFKNGIEIGVGSGQFAIPLDIKTGVEPSSAMAKIAETKGIKIIKGVAENIPLADEKYDFVLMVTTICFVDDPLMSLKNIYRILEPKGAVIIGFVDKNSQLGKLYEQNSQQSRFYKEAHFYTAEEIINLLEKVGFSHVTCVQTLFGNDVNHMNTAVKKGYGEGAFVAILAHKE; this is encoded by the coding sequence ATGCCAAAAATTAAACCGTTTGAAAATTTTTCTCAGGAGTATGAACTCTGGTTTTTAAAACATACAGAGCTCTATGAAGCTGAAGTAAAAGCGATAAAGAAGCTTTTGCCTCCTTTTAAGAATGGTATTGAAATTGGTGTTGGTAGTGGACAGTTTGCCATACCTCTTGATATTAAAACAGGCGTTGAACCTTCAAGTGCAATGGCTAAAATAGCCGAAACGAAAGGGATTAAAATTATAAAAGGTGTTGCTGAAAATATTCCTTTGGCAGATGAAAAGTATGATTTTGTTCTTATGGTAACTACTATCTGTTTTGTTGATGATCCTCTTATGAGTTTAAAAAATATTTATAGAATTTTAGAACCAAAAGGTGCTGTGATTATCGGATTTGTAGATAAAAATTCACAACTTGGAAAATTATATGAGCAAAATAGCCAACAGAGCCGTTTTTATAAAGAGGCACATTTTTACACTGCTGAGGAGATTATAAATTTGTTAGAAAAAGTTGGATTTTCTCATGTTACTTGTGTCCAAACTCTTTTTGGAAATGATGTAAATCATATGAACACTGCGGTGAAAAAAGGGTATGGAGAAGGAGCTTTTGTAGCTATTTTGGCACACAAGGAATAA
- a CDS encoding ArsR/SmtB family transcription factor → MLDMQQKIKIFKALGNETRFLIFKNVFTGGYTCSLDKKDPKVKVSPHATCVSTIAEHFDFSLPTISKHLKELREAGIITMEKKSNKIYIEPNMETIRELGSCFNTLVENFDANRELFFT, encoded by the coding sequence ATGCTAGATATGCAGCAAAAAATCAAAATATTCAAGGCCCTGGGGAATGAAACGCGTTTTTTAATTTTTAAAAATGTTTTTACCGGTGGCTATACATGTTCTCTTGATAAAAAAGATCCAAAAGTAAAAGTCAGCCCCCATGCTACCTGTGTCAGTACGATTGCAGAGCATTTTGACTTTTCTCTGCCAACAATTTCCAAACATCTTAAAGAGCTTAGAGAAGCAGGCATAATTACCATGGAAAAAAAATCAAACAAAATTTATATAGAACCAAATATGGAAACAATTCGTGAACTCGGCAGCTGTTTTAATACTCTTGTTGAAAATTTTGATGCCAACAGAGAGCTTTTTTTTACTTAA
- a CDS encoding DsrE family protein has product MKKIVLFLTLLGLGQADDETAKVVYDLTTSNIAKFEKNILKGVAVNKAYYEGNLKELEVTVVIHGGAYRFFVKDIEKSMFNTSLKLVEAYPELQKRIASMAETYDVEFLMCKASMPKNHLETKDVVKYVKIIPNSTIGLIDKQNEGFAYIPVRD; this is encoded by the coding sequence GTGAAGAAAATAGTGTTATTTTTAACTCTGCTAGGTCTAGGGCAGGCAGATGATGAAACTGCAAAGGTTGTTTATGATTTAACTACAAGTAATATAGCAAAATTTGAAAAAAACATATTAAAAGGTGTTGCCGTCAATAAAGCATATTACGAGGGAAATTTAAAAGAACTCGAAGTTACAGTCGTTATTCATGGCGGCGCTTACAGATTTTTTGTTAAAGATATAGAAAAATCTATGTTTAACACTAGTTTAAAATTAGTCGAAGCATACCCTGAATTACAAAAAAGAATAGCAAGCATGGCTGAGACATATGACGTAGAGTTTTTAATGTGTAAAGCTTCTATGCCAAAAAATCATCTTGAAACCAAAGATGTGGTTAAATATGTAAAAATCATACCAAATTCAACAATAGGTCTAATAGATAAGCAAAATGAAGGTTTTGCATATATCCCTGTTAGAGATTAA
- a CDS encoding rhodanese-like domain-containing protein: MKNTLTKLFIVGALVVSSSLIAKPLSKMDLINQAKKEVGEVTPKKLKSMLDEGEDVIVLDVRESEQHAEGSIPFDDFNKENFRAVTRGNLEWKINKIIPDKDAYVVTYCRRGGRGALAAQVMKEMGYTHVTTLKGGLKGWAKAGYPVKTGLGNVVLKKQK; the protein is encoded by the coding sequence ATGAAAAATACTCTTACAAAACTGTTTATAGTAGGTGCACTTGTTGTATCAAGTAGTCTAATTGCAAAGCCATTAAGTAAAATGGATTTAATAAATCAGGCAAAAAAAGAAGTAGGTGAGGTAACACCTAAAAAGTTAAAATCTATGCTCGACGAGGGTGAAGATGTCATAGTTCTTGATGTTAGAGAGAGTGAACAGCATGCAGAGGGAAGTATTCCATTTGATGACTTTAACAAAGAAAATTTCCGTGCTGTCACACGCGGTAATTTAGAATGGAAAATTAACAAGATCATTCCGGATAAAGATGCGTATGTTGTAACATACTGCCGTAGAGGCGGACGCGGAGCATTGGCAGCACAAGTTATGAAAGAGATGGGTTATACACATGTAACAACGCTAAAAGGCGGACTAAAAGGATGGGCAAAAGCCGGTTATCCTGTAAAAACAGGTCTTGGGAATGTTGTACTAAAAAAGCAAAAATAA
- a CDS encoding DsrE/DsrF/TusD sulfur relay family protein has protein sequence MTTIILNHQPYDGTDVTWNALRLAKTLFKSGESVNIFLMNDAVDLAREKTPKPNNYDYDLVEMLKIMYSDGINLQVCGTCNARCGLFKNEPYFDASISSTMPILADWVIKSDKVISF, from the coding sequence ATGACAACGATTATCTTAAATCATCAGCCTTATGATGGCACAGATGTAACATGGAATGCATTGCGTTTGGCAAAAACACTTTTTAAAAGCGGTGAAAGTGTCAATATTTTTTTAATGAACGATGCAGTAGATTTGGCAAGGGAGAAAACTCCCAAGCCAAATAACTATGATTATGATTTGGTTGAAATGCTTAAAATAATGTATAGTGATGGCATAAATCTTCAGGTATGCGGTACATGTAATGCCCGCTGTGGTTTATTTAAAAATGAGCCATATTTTGATGCAAGTATTTCTTCTACAATGCCAATTTTAGCTGATTGGGTTATTAAAAGTGACAAAGTTATAAGTTTTTGA
- a CDS encoding protein-disulfide reductase DsbD family protein, which produces MKKTDNIKIMLLLLVAVVPLFAADENISSMNIISILSGAFAAGILLTFTPCVLPMIPILSSVIAGEGKKISKIKALQLSFAYVLGTAITYAAMGALAGATGEQLQSYFQNVWAISILSMIFVLMALAMFGVFTLQLPSSLQTRLDSTAHNFKGGKFFAVFLLGLVSALVLGACVSPVLISFLSVAIATSNPLLGAQTMFSLALGMGIPLLLMGMGMGYVLPKAGAWMDDVKYFFGALLLGVAIAIFSELQLISSLFLWGLYFIGIAFYMGALNFYKEESSNWQKFQRMIAVFLFIWGTITLVGAAKGNSNLYLPLQGKSAVLLPTEQNTLTKKSELPFEKISNLQEFTTKKEYALQQHKPIVIYFHAEHCKVCEKLKNTTLKDPKIRKILQSSYVALMVDMTNKSDAGANTIKKKLKVFGPPAFVIIDADGTVQEDEIAYGYQSAHNLFDMLDMNAE; this is translated from the coding sequence ATGAAAAAAACAGACAATATAAAAATAATGTTGCTACTGCTTGTAGCTGTTGTGCCACTGTTTGCAGCAGATGAAAATATTTCATCAATGAATATAATTAGCATACTCAGTGGTGCTTTTGCTGCGGGAATTCTTCTTACATTCACTCCTTGTGTCTTACCGATGATTCCGATACTTTCAAGTGTAATTGCCGGGGAAGGAAAAAAAATTTCTAAAATCAAAGCGCTGCAGCTTTCATTTGCTTATGTATTGGGGACAGCTATTACTTATGCCGCAATGGGAGCACTTGCCGGTGCGACAGGAGAACAACTCCAGTCCTATTTTCAAAATGTTTGGGCTATAAGTATCCTAAGCATGATATTTGTTCTTATGGCACTTGCAATGTTTGGAGTTTTTACTCTACAGCTTCCATCATCCCTGCAAACACGTTTAGACAGTACTGCTCATAATTTTAAAGGCGGAAAATTTTTCGCTGTTTTTCTTCTTGGACTGGTATCAGCATTAGTGCTTGGTGCATGTGTATCTCCTGTGCTTATCTCATTTTTAAGTGTTGCTATTGCAACGAGTAATCCTCTTTTAGGTGCACAGACAATGTTTTCTCTTGCTCTTGGTATGGGTATTCCTCTACTGCTTATGGGAATGGGCATGGGCTATGTGCTTCCAAAAGCAGGTGCATGGATGGATGATGTCAAGTATTTTTTTGGTGCTCTTTTATTAGGTGTTGCTATTGCCATATTTTCCGAATTACAATTAATCTCATCACTTTTCTTATGGGGTCTGTATTTCATAGGTATTGCATTTTATATGGGAGCATTAAATTTTTATAAAGAAGAATCAAGCAACTGGCAAAAATTTCAAAGAATGATAGCTGTATTTTTGTTTATATGGGGAACCATTACGCTTGTCGGTGCAGCAAAAGGCAATAGTAATCTGTATCTGCCTTTACAGGGAAAATCAGCTGTCCTGCTGCCAACAGAACAAAATACCTTAACAAAAAAATCAGAACTTCCATTTGAAAAGATAAGTAATCTCCAAGAATTTACAACAAAAAAAGAATACGCCTTGCAGCAACATAAACCGATAGTTATATATTTTCACGCTGAGCATTGTAAAGTATGTGAAAAACTGAAAAATACTACTTTGAAAGATCCAAAAATAAGAAAAATACTTCAATCAAGTTACGTTGCATTGATGGTTGACATGACAAACAAATCAGATGCAGGAGCAAATACTATCAAGAAGAAGCTTAAGGTTTTTGGACCGCCTGCTTTTGTTATAATTGATGCTGATGGCACAGTACAAGAAGATGAAATCGCTTATGGATATCAATCAGCACACAATCTTTTCGATATGCTTGACATGAATGCAGAATAA
- a CDS encoding DsrE family protein has product MKKVILILALLFGLAQAEDESAKVVYDLTTKNLAKFEKNILKGIVFNKQLYSNKLKELDAAVVIHGGAYRFFVQDLDTTIFKNDKKLQKVYKELKKRIATMADTYDVEFLMCGAAMKRNKLTKKDIVPFVTIIPNSTIGLIDKQNEGFAYLPVRD; this is encoded by the coding sequence ATGAAAAAAGTAATATTAATTTTAGCCCTGCTGTTTGGCTTGGCTCAAGCAGAAGATGAGAGTGCAAAAGTAGTTTATGATTTGACGACAAAAAATTTAGCTAAGTTTGAGAAAAATATACTCAAAGGTATTGTTTTTAACAAGCAGCTTTACTCAAACAAACTAAAAGAGCTTGATGCTGCTGTTGTAATTCACGGTGGAGCATATAGATTTTTTGTGCAAGATTTAGACACGACAATCTTTAAAAATGACAAAAAACTTCAAAAAGTTTATAAAGAGTTAAAAAAGCGAATCGCAACTATGGCGGACACTTACGATGTAGAGTTTCTAATGTGCGGCGCAGCGATGAAACGAAATAAACTTACAAAAAAAGACATCGTTCCTTTTGTAACTATCATCCCAAATTCCACCATTGGGCTTATTGACAAACAAAATGAAGGCTTTGCTTATCTTCCTGTCAGAGATTAA
- a CDS encoding ArsR/SmtB family transcription factor codes for MLAMDKKIQIFKALGNETRFKIFKNIFTGGYACSIDNTKPTDDLIAQATCVTSIAEQFDFALPTISRHLKEMKDADIITMTKNKNKIYIEPNIETMKEIAECFTKLVKEYEDGVVYQFDNTK; via the coding sequence ATGCTTGCTATGGATAAAAAAATACAGATTTTCAAAGCTTTAGGGAATGAAACAAGATTTAAAATTTTTAAAAATATTTTTACGGGTGGTTATGCCTGTTCTATTGATAATACAAAACCAACAGATGATTTGATTGCGCAGGCTACATGTGTGACAAGTATAGCTGAGCAGTTTGACTTTGCTTTGCCTACAATTTCTCGTCATTTAAAAGAGATGAAAGATGCCGACATCATTACAATGACTAAAAATAAAAATAAGATTTATATAGAACCAAATATAGAGACAATGAAAGAGATAGCCGAGTGTTTTACCAAACTGGTAAAAGAGTATGAAGATGGTGTTGTCTATCAGTTTGACAACACCAAGTAA